From Leptolyngbya iicbica LK, a single genomic window includes:
- a CDS encoding sensor histidine kinase, translating to MAYNWQFLGVARTRILIWSLALMTLSSVTSVLVIRQVLFAKLEDRIQQSMQLEIEEFHQLRAGNNPQTGQPFQDDVEAIVDVFLSRNIPEDDEYLIAIVDGEFYRASSLALPPALQPDGALMQRWARLSQPRQGIAVTSEGNILYQAEPIRPNSELSSSVETARGEDIFVVAYLTTGERDEVNEAVQTVTQVSLSVLAIASLLAWLAAGKVLAPLRLLSQTARSISDANLTERIPVRGSGDIAELAITFNDMMDRLEATFNSQRQLLNDVGHELRTPMTIIRGHLELIGSTSDEQQETLDIVLDELDRMSRFINELMLLAKAERPDFLTPATIDLTLFTEELLTKITTLGDRHWRLDALGTGQFVGDRQRLTEAIVNLAQNAIHHTDPSDTIMLGSALRQGRIYLWVKDTGEGIDPADQQRIFERFVRGHSRHPHPEGTGLGLAIVQAIAIAHNGDVTLTSHPGQGATFTLVLPYLPPPD from the coding sequence TTGGCATATAACTGGCAATTTCTCGGCGTGGCGCGTACCCGCATTTTGATTTGGTCTCTAGCCCTGATGACGCTGTCCAGTGTGACTTCGGTGCTAGTGATTCGGCAGGTTTTGTTTGCCAAGCTTGAAGATCGCATTCAACAATCCATGCAGCTCGAAATCGAGGAGTTTCATCAACTTCGGGCAGGCAATAATCCCCAAACTGGGCAACCCTTTCAAGATGACGTAGAAGCGATTGTTGATGTTTTTTTATCGCGCAATATTCCGGAAGATGACGAATATTTAATTGCGATTGTGGATGGCGAATTTTACCGGGCGAGTTCCTTGGCGCTGCCGCCGGCGCTTCAGCCCGATGGGGCTTTGATGCAACGTTGGGCGAGGCTGAGCCAGCCCCGACAGGGCATTGCTGTGACCTCTGAGGGCAACATTCTGTACCAGGCTGAGCCGATCCGCCCCAATTCAGAGTTGTCGTCTAGTGTGGAGACGGCGCGGGGGGAAGATATCTTCGTGGTGGCCTATCTAACAACGGGCGAACGGGACGAGGTGAACGAAGCGGTGCAAACGGTGACGCAGGTGTCGTTGAGCGTGCTGGCGATCGCTTCCCTCTTAGCCTGGCTGGCGGCAGGTAAAGTCCTTGCCCCTCTGCGATTACTGAGCCAAACCGCTCGTTCCATCAGTGATGCCAACCTGACTGAGCGGATTCCTGTCCGGGGGAGCGGCGACATTGCGGAACTGGCCATCACCTTCAATGACATGATGGATCGTCTCGAGGCCACCTTTAACAGCCAGCGGCAGTTGCTCAACGATGTGGGACACGAACTGCGCACACCGATGACGATTATTCGCGGTCACTTAGAGCTCATCGGTTCCACCTCTGATGAGCAGCAGGAAACTCTGGATATTGTGCTGGATGAGCTCGATCGCATGAGCCGCTTTATCAACGAACTGATGCTGCTGGCCAAGGCGGAACGTCCGGACTTTTTGACCCCTGCCACCATTGATCTGACGCTGTTTACCGAAGAACTGTTGACCAAAATCACCACTTTGGGCGATCGCCACTGGCGGCTAGACGCGCTGGGAACGGGGCAGTTTGTGGGCGATCGTCAACGCCTGACGGAGGCGATTGTCAATCTGGCACAAAACGCGATTCACCATACCGACCCCAGCGATACGATTATGCTTGGATCCGCATTGCGCCAGGGGCGGATTTATCTTTGGGTCAAAGATACGGGCGAAGGCATCGACCCCGCCGACCAGCAACGGATTTTTGAGCGCTTTGTGCGGGGGCATAGCCGTCACCCTCATCCCGAAGGTACCGGCCTCGGCCTTGCGATCGTGCAGGCCATTGCCATTGCCCACAATGGCGACGTCACGCTCACCAGTCATCCTGGTCAGGGCGCGACCTTTACCCTGGTGTTACCTTACCTGCCACCTCCGGACTAG
- a CDS encoding response regulator transcription factor: MSRILIVEDEPRIVSFLAKGLQANGFTTTHAPDAAQARNLALDGDFDLIILDLGLPDQDGMMLLNELRGQGFGQPIIILTARDDIHDKLDGFAAGADDYVTKPFRFEELLARIKARLRNAQPQTTPNDHLLTIGAIELDQLTHRVQVSGQIVELSAREFALTETFMRHAGQVLSREQLLDRVWGYDYDPGSNIVDVYVGYLRKKLGDRCIETVRGMGYRMLT, encoded by the coding sequence ATGAGTCGCATCTTGATCGTGGAAGACGAACCCCGCATTGTCTCATTCTTAGCCAAAGGATTGCAGGCCAACGGCTTCACCACGACCCATGCCCCCGATGCCGCTCAAGCGAGGAATTTGGCCCTGGACGGCGACTTCGACTTGATCATTCTCGACTTGGGCCTGCCCGACCAAGACGGCATGATGTTGCTGAATGAACTGCGTGGCCAAGGCTTTGGCCAGCCCATCATCATTCTCACCGCCAGAGATGACATCCACGACAAGTTGGATGGCTTTGCCGCCGGAGCGGACGATTACGTCACTAAGCCCTTCCGCTTTGAAGAACTACTCGCCCGCATCAAGGCTCGTTTGCGCAACGCCCAGCCCCAGACCACACCCAACGACCATCTGCTGACCATTGGGGCGATCGAGCTAGATCAACTGACCCACCGTGTCCAGGTATCTGGTCAGATCGTCGAGCTCTCTGCCCGCGAGTTTGCCCTGACCGAAACTTTCATGCGCCATGCCGGTCAGGTCCTCAGCCGCGAACAGTTGCTCGATCGCGTGTGGGGCTACGATTACGACCCTGGCTCCAACATTGTGGATGTGTATGTCGGCTATTTGCGCAAAAAGCTGGGCGATCGCTGCATCGAAACCGTGCGGGGCATGGGCTACCGCATGCTCACCTAG
- a CDS encoding sensor histidine kinase, translating to MSVTLFAKLPRGKSWWLDLQHYRQAINPAPEIFLWVRDATDIPAWQQPILIPDAAPMQGEYFVLGISDTVAFWLHGDREATPTNINDEASESTVAGVEDETLPIVNYRLTFQTGLIQDFVTDLKQSLHSSVQQQPEQPIVTALLAQWGDRTRLPQQCHPALFDAVAQQAGSHQERLQRQARSYRRQAMTASSLSTQNESLMNTLRLKDDFLNTVGQELRTPLSSIKTALPLLSSPNLKPPQRQRYLDMISRECDRQVNLINGVLELLQIERTVMTAQPEPVNLFDVLPGVVSTYQPLAQEKGIRLAYTVPNNLPPICCPENWVRQIVIQLLSNSIRFTEPGGEVWVTAQPDEEEFLTISIKDTGVGIPQNELPHVFEHFYQGRQASGIEEGVGLGLAIVRQLLVYCDGQISVESQPDVGTHFIVKLPLHS from the coding sequence ATGTCAGTCACTTTATTTGCCAAACTGCCGCGTGGCAAGAGCTGGTGGCTGGATTTACAGCACTATCGTCAGGCCATCAACCCTGCACCAGAGATCTTTTTGTGGGTGCGTGACGCCACTGATATTCCGGCTTGGCAGCAACCGATTCTCATCCCCGATGCCGCCCCAATGCAGGGAGAATATTTTGTTTTGGGAATTTCTGACACGGTTGCATTTTGGCTCCATGGCGATCGCGAAGCAACCCCTACCAACATCAACGATGAAGCCTCGGAGTCAACTGTGGCCGGCGTTGAGGACGAAACTTTGCCCATCGTCAACTATCGCCTGACGTTTCAAACGGGCCTCATTCAAGACTTTGTGACCGACCTCAAGCAGTCATTGCACAGCAGTGTGCAGCAGCAGCCCGAGCAGCCCATTGTGACCGCATTGTTGGCTCAGTGGGGCGATCGCACCCGCTTACCCCAACAGTGTCATCCTGCCCTGTTTGATGCCGTGGCGCAGCAAGCTGGCAGCCATCAAGAACGGTTGCAACGCCAGGCGCGGTCATACCGTCGGCAAGCCATGACCGCATCTAGCCTGTCAACGCAAAACGAGTCGTTGATGAATACATTGCGGTTAAAAGATGACTTTCTCAATACAGTGGGACAAGAGTTACGCACCCCGCTTTCCAGCATCAAAACGGCGCTACCGCTCTTGTCTTCCCCGAATCTAAAGCCCCCGCAGCGGCAGCGCTATCTAGACATGATTAGTCGTGAGTGCGATCGCCAGGTCAACCTCATCAACGGCGTGTTGGAACTCCTGCAAATCGAACGCACCGTGATGACCGCTCAGCCCGAGCCCGTCAACTTATTTGACGTCTTGCCTGGGGTGGTCAGCACCTATCAACCTTTAGCGCAAGAAAAGGGCATTCGGTTGGCTTATACCGTACCCAACAACTTGCCTCCCATCTGCTGCCCCGAAAATTGGGTGCGGCAAATTGTCATTCAACTGCTCAGCAACAGTATCCGGTTTACTGAGCCGGGGGGCGAGGTCTGGGTCACGGCGCAGCCCGATGAAGAAGAGTTTCTGACGATTAGTATCAAAGATACCGGGGTCGGGATTCCCCAAAATGAGCTGCCCCATGTGTTTGAGCACTTTTATCAAGGTCGCCAGGCCAGCGGCATAGAAGAAGGCGTGGGCCTGGGGTTAGCGATCGTGCGGCAACTCCTGGTGTACTGCGACGGCCAAATCAGCGTCGAGAGTCAGCCCGATGTGGGGACCCATTTCATCGTCAAGCTGCCCTTACACAGCTAA
- the ygfZ gene encoding CAF17-like 4Fe-4S cluster assembly/insertion protein YgfZ: MAVRQNPFCNGIVGTAISEEVVMTMGNALQDLQTNQGAVFAEELSVPVTFGNDAAALAAAQSGVAVCDRSHWGRIRVSDSDRLRFLHNQTTNQMQQLQPGQGCDTVFVTSTGRTIDLVTAYVDADSVLLLTSPGQAEPLMQWMDRYIFFADKVKLTDETATTVAFTIIGPDSPALLAQLGLSELATAPDHSHQVATIAGVEVQVANGSGLALPGFTLIAAADAGGPLWSALTDAGAVPLGDRGWQTLRVEQGRPLPGTELTDDYNPLEAALWQAISFDKGCYIGQETIARLQTYQGVKQQLWGLQLAAPVAPDTPIMVEGNKVGVVTSCVPTAEGAIALGYIRTKAGGLGLSVTVDNQSATVVDLPFASRGYLAT, encoded by the coding sequence ATGGCGGTTCGCCAAAACCCTTTCTGCAACGGTATAGTCGGGACGGCGATCAGCGAAGAAGTGGTCATGACGATGGGCAACGCATTGCAGGATTTACAAACCAACCAAGGGGCTGTGTTTGCAGAGGAGCTCTCGGTGCCAGTGACCTTTGGCAATGATGCAGCGGCGTTAGCCGCCGCGCAGTCTGGGGTGGCAGTGTGCGATCGCTCCCACTGGGGCCGCATTCGGGTGTCAGACAGCGATCGCCTGCGCTTTCTGCACAACCAAACCACCAATCAGATGCAGCAATTGCAGCCGGGGCAAGGATGCGACACAGTATTTGTCACCTCCACTGGGCGCACGATCGACTTAGTCACCGCCTATGTCGATGCTGATTCAGTCCTGCTGCTCACCTCACCGGGACAGGCGGAACCCTTGATGCAATGGATGGATCGCTACATTTTCTTTGCCGACAAAGTCAAACTCACCGATGAAACAGCCACCACCGTGGCATTTACAATAATCGGGCCAGACAGCCCAGCGCTCTTGGCTCAACTAGGGCTGTCAGAGCTGGCGACAGCTCCCGATCACAGCCATCAAGTGGCGACGATCGCAGGCGTTGAGGTGCAGGTGGCCAACGGGAGTGGTCTGGCGCTGCCGGGCTTTACGCTGATAGCGGCCGCAGACGCGGGTGGCCCCCTGTGGTCCGCGCTCACCGATGCTGGAGCCGTGCCGCTGGGCGATCGCGGGTGGCAAACGCTGCGAGTTGAGCAGGGGCGACCACTGCCCGGCACCGAACTCACCGATGACTACAACCCTCTCGAAGCAGCGCTCTGGCAAGCCATCTCCTTCGACAAAGGGTGCTACATCGGGCAAGAAACCATTGCGCGATTGCAAACCTATCAAGGCGTCAAGCAACAGCTTTGGGGGCTCCAGCTGGCCGCCCCAGTGGCACCGGACACCCCGATCATGGTGGAGGGCAACAAGGTGGGCGTGGTCACAAGTTGTGTGCCCACCGCCGAGGGCGCGATCGCCTTAGGTTACATTCGCACCAAGGCGGGCGGCTTGGGATTGTCGGTGACAGTAGACAATCAGTCAGCCACAGTGGTCGATCTACCCTTTGCCAGTCGCGGTTATTTAGCAACTTAG
- a CDS encoding TfoX/Sxy family protein — protein sequence MPPSPDADAKAAKQQFCNEVVRHLNQVAPVTARGMFGGYGLYLEGVMFALIADETVYFKVDEGNRGDFEAWKMPPFTYDGKGKPITLSYYEIPPPIWEDGSELQHWVERAHAAGKRAKQGKRRSRA from the coding sequence ATGCCCCCTTCTCCTGATGCTGATGCCAAAGCTGCCAAACAGCAATTTTGCAATGAGGTCGTGCGGCATCTTAACCAGGTTGCGCCCGTCACGGCCCGTGGCATGTTTGGTGGCTACGGACTTTACCTTGAGGGCGTTATGTTTGCGCTCATCGCGGATGAAACGGTGTATTTCAAAGTGGATGAGGGCAATCGGGGCGACTTTGAAGCCTGGAAGATGCCGCCGTTCACTTACGACGGCAAAGGCAAACCGATCACCCTGTCCTACTACGAAATTCCGCCGCCGATTTGGGAAGATGGCTCGGAATTGCAGCATTGGGTTGAGCGGGCTCACGCTGCAGGTAAACGAGCTAAGCAGGGGAAGCGGCGATCGCGGGCTTAG
- a CDS encoding TetR/AcrR family transcriptional regulator, producing MAKSSRESLIQAALQLFLAQGVSQTTTRQIADLAGVNEVTLFRNFGNKYGLLQAVLTAAPTFRNLGEGLMEQTIATSDRHQTLKTYAGECLAALEQAPAFVRSLIGEAGQFPDDNRQALGQRIQEASQYVAQYLEHTMPNRHFAAGQLSGYLGALLVGYVVIESTSDGHGLWANRENFLDGLVGLLLGETFANQANGATPLTPTPVQDLPAPWVHQILAQAKAVNAQDYALAYLLLAAGLEPAEVVALTRSQHLSAKTQHTLQVGDRQVPINQWIWGKRYGSYTSNPLTKWLKSRKDESPWLFIKTDEEPVAFSVEDIVEKWAAWVHDLSLPSLSQPEQAKSTWCVEMLTRGMTVENLSLLSGLSPAQLQPYVQRAREKAALEQARELDQK from the coding sequence GTGACCCTGTTTCGAAACTTTGGCAACAAATATGGCTTGTTGCAGGCAGTGCTGACTGCGGCCCCAACTTTTCGTAATTTGGGCGAAGGATTGATGGAGCAAACCATTGCTACCAGCGATCGCCACCAAACCCTGAAAACCTATGCGGGGGAATGCTTGGCAGCGTTAGAACAAGCCCCCGCATTTGTGCGATCGCTGATTGGCGAGGCCGGTCAATTTCCCGACGACAATCGGCAGGCCCTTGGCCAGCGCATTCAAGAAGCCAGCCAATATGTGGCGCAATATTTAGAGCACACCATGCCCAATCGCCACTTTGCCGCTGGTCAGCTATCGGGCTACCTTGGCGCGCTCTTGGTAGGGTATGTCGTGATCGAATCCACCAGCGACGGGCATGGTCTCTGGGCCAACCGCGAAAATTTTCTCGATGGGTTGGTCGGGTTGCTCCTGGGAGAAACCTTCGCTAATCAGGCTAACGGAGCGACTCCCCTCACCCCGACGCCCGTGCAAGATTTGCCCGCCCCCTGGGTGCACCAAATTTTGGCCCAGGCCAAAGCCGTCAATGCGCAAGACTATGCCCTGGCATATTTGCTCTTGGCGGCGGGGTTAGAACCAGCAGAAGTGGTGGCGCTGACGAGATCGCAACACCTCAGTGCCAAAACCCAGCACACGCTGCAAGTCGGCGATCGCCAAGTGCCGATCAATCAGTGGATTTGGGGCAAGCGCTATGGTTCTTACACCAGCAATCCGCTCACCAAATGGCTCAAAAGTCGTAAAGATGAAAGCCCATGGCTGTTCATTAAGACTGACGAAGAACCCGTTGCCTTCTCAGTCGAAGACATTGTCGAAAAATGGGCCGCTTGGGTTCACGATCTCTCCCTCCCTTCCCTGTCGCAGCCAGAGCAAGCCAAGTCTACCTGGTGTGTGGAAATGCTGACCCGGGGCATGACTGTGGAAAATCTCAGTCTGTTGTCGGGCTTGTCGCCAGCACAGTTGCAGCCCTATGTGCAGCGCGCACGGGAAAAAGCCGCCCTAGAGCAAGCCCGTGAGCTGGACCAAAAATAG